Proteins encoded within one genomic window of Thiothrix litoralis:
- a CDS encoding DUF1538 domain-containing protein → MPTEIRFGAFVREITLQQERISYNNLTPKVWHDADGAEIPYHAPKIRLRWVDAYRLIQPYISARLLEQVKAVVPLAAYLMLFQVFILQQAVADAGIITGGLVAVIIGLMFFMEGLKVGLMPFGETIGNTLPAKATLPVVLIIAFMLGIGVTFAEPAIGALEAAGQTVQVESAPYLYALLNDWADMLVLGIGIGVGAAAVLGTLRLLNGWSLKPLIYLSLLPILSLTLYMQLDPELSKTLGLAWDSGAVTTGPVTVPLVLALGIGIAAAAGKGQSSLSGFGIVTLASLFPILSVQLLALYLDFTTTPADIIAAAHHAQRIAPDPAWYAQTPWLEIISGVRAIVPLVLFLLLVMWVVLKEPLQERAKITYGITLAVIGMVMFNLGLSYGLAKLGGQSGGLIPAAFMGIEAVTHSPLYAAALGLSLALAFAWLLGFGATLAEPALNALGQTVETLTNGAFRKAVLMYAVSFGVAFGIALGVTKIVFGFSIVWLLVPGYWLAIILTYFSSEEFVNIAWDSAGVTTGPVTVPLVLAMGLGFGKAVEAIEGFGILAMASICPILSVMTTGLWIRWKVSRKQRYYSKPPTAAKVNPA, encoded by the coding sequence ATGCCGACCGAAATCCGCTTTGGCGCATTTGTGCGCGAAATTACGCTCCAGCAAGAACGCATTTCCTACAATAACCTCACCCCCAAGGTGTGGCATGATGCCGACGGCGCTGAAATCCCCTATCACGCCCCCAAAATTCGCTTGCGTTGGGTGGATGCTTACCGCTTGATCCAGCCCTATATCAGCGCCCGCTTGCTGGAACAGGTGAAAGCGGTTGTGCCACTTGCCGCGTACCTGATGCTGTTTCAGGTCTTCATCCTCCAGCAAGCCGTTGCCGACGCGGGCATTATCACCGGCGGGTTGGTTGCGGTCATTATCGGCCTGATGTTTTTCATGGAAGGGCTGAAAGTCGGCCTGATGCCTTTCGGCGAAACCATCGGCAATACCCTGCCCGCCAAAGCCACCCTGCCGGTGGTGCTAATCATTGCCTTCATGCTGGGTATAGGTGTCACCTTTGCCGAACCGGCCATCGGCGCATTGGAAGCCGCCGGGCAAACCGTACAGGTCGAATCCGCCCCCTACCTTTACGCCCTGCTGAATGACTGGGCGGACATGCTGGTGCTGGGTATTGGCATCGGTGTCGGCGCTGCCGCCGTGCTGGGAACCTTGCGCTTGCTCAACGGCTGGAGCCTGAAACCGCTGATCTACCTGTCCCTGCTTCCCATCCTCAGTCTGACCCTGTACATGCAGCTTGACCCCGAACTCAGCAAAACCCTCGGGCTGGCGTGGGATAGCGGCGCTGTTACCACCGGCCCTGTCACCGTACCGCTGGTGCTGGCGCTGGGCATTGGCATTGCCGCCGCCGCCGGTAAAGGGCAATCGTCGCTATCGGGTTTCGGCATTGTCACCCTTGCGTCGCTGTTTCCGATCCTCAGTGTGCAACTGCTGGCGCTCTACCTCGATTTCACCACCACGCCTGCTGACATTATCGCTGCCGCCCACCATGCCCAGCGCATCGCCCCTGACCCCGCCTGGTACGCGCAAACACCTTGGCTGGAAATCATCAGTGGGGTGCGTGCCATTGTGCCACTGGTGCTGTTTCTGCTACTGGTCATGTGGGTCGTGCTGAAAGAACCCCTTCAGGAACGGGCGAAAATCACCTACGGTATTACCCTCGCCGTCATTGGCATGGTCATGTTCAATCTGGGTTTGAGCTATGGGTTGGCGAAACTCGGCGGGCAGTCCGGCGGGCTGATTCCGGCGGCCTTCATGGGCATAGAGGCGGTGACACACAGCCCGCTCTACGCAGCGGCTCTGGGGCTGTCACTGGCGCTGGCGTTCGCGTGGCTGCTGGGCTTTGGTGCAACGCTGGCAGAACCTGCCCTCAATGCACTGGGGCAAACGGTAGAAACCCTTACCAACGGGGCTTTCCGCAAAGCCGTGCTGATGTATGCGGTCTCCTTTGGGGTAGCGTTTGGCATTGCCCTCGGTGTCACCAAAATCGTGTTCGGCTTCAGCATCGTGTGGCTGCTGGTTCCCGGCTACTGGCTGGCGATTATCCTGACGTATTTTTCCAGCGAAGAATTTGTGAATATCGCGTGGGACAGCGCAGGCGTCACCACCGGCCCCGTCACGGTTCCGCTGGTTTTGGCAATGGGTTTGGGCTTCGGTAAAGCGGTGGAAGCAATTGAAGGTTTCGGCATCCTCGCGATGGCGTCGATCTGCCCTATCCTCTCGGTGATGACCACCGGTTTGTGGATACGCTGGAAAGTCAGCCGCAAGCAACGCTACTATAGCAAACCCCCCACCGCAGCCAAGGTAAACCCTGCATGA
- a CDS encoding HVO_A0114 family putative DNA-binding protein produces the protein MKTLTIRILDEAAAIQDMQQRFINTWESGEYAGEFLTFESPAALFRAITPKRWELISKLQGLGKVSLRELARQTQRDVHRIYDDVNSLKALGIVEQDDKGISIPYQKIHTDFTLSSVAA, from the coding sequence ATGAAAACACTGACTATCCGCATTCTGGATGAAGCTGCTGCCATACAGGATATGCAGCAGCGTTTTATCAATACTTGGGAGAGTGGCGAATATGCAGGCGAATTCCTGACATTTGAATCACCTGCCGCGCTGTTCCGCGCCATCACGCCTAAACGCTGGGAACTGATCAGCAAGCTGCAAGGGTTGGGGAAAGTCAGCCTGCGGGAATTGGCGCGACAAACCCAGCGGGATGTTCACCGCATTTACGATGACGTTAATTCCTTGAAAGCACTGGGTATAGTGGAGCAGGATGATAAGGGCATCAGTATCCCCTACCAGAAAATTCATACTGATTTCACCTTGAGCAGTGTAGCGGCTTAA
- a CDS encoding toxin-antitoxin system TumE family protein, producing the protein MGSQHHYKYRLFYGNAEHKRVIGYDNERPKGDHRHYGEHEEAYVFTTVEQLMADFFADVQRIRRQA; encoded by the coding sequence TTGGGCAGTCAGCATCATTACAAATATCGGCTCTTTTACGGTAATGCGGAACATAAACGCGTAATAGGCTACGACAACGAACGTCCCAAAGGCGACCATCGGCATTATGGCGAGCATGAAGAAGCCTACGTTTTCACAACGGTGGAACAACTGATGGCTGATTTTTTCGCGGACGTACAACGTATCAGGAGACAAGCATGA
- a CDS encoding RNA-guided endonuclease InsQ/TnpB family protein, whose product MKTKRAYQFRFYPDPQQETLLAQTFGCVRYVYNSILRYRTDAYYQAQEKVGYTKASSQLTAIKKLPEATFLNDVSSVPLQQCLRNQQTAFKNFFEGRAKYPVFKSKKHRQSAEFTYRAFSYRDGELKLAKCDKPLNIKWSQALPADPTTVTVSKDQAGRYFVSCLCEFEPTLLPVTDKKAGIDVGIKDLFVTSDGFKSGNPRHTAQHAAKLAKYQRRLAKKTLGSKNRLKAKRKVARVHAKISDDRSDNLHKLSRKLINENQVVCAENLAVKNMIKNPTLAKHIADASWGEFTRQLAYKAGWYGRTYVEIGRFFPSTKRCSCCGFVKENMPLDVRSWECPECGTTHDRDVNAARNILAAGLAVLAFGENVSGDGISVSSSCSR is encoded by the coding sequence ATGAAAACTAAACGCGCCTACCAATTCCGATTCTACCCAGACCCACAACAAGAAACGTTGCTGGCTCAGACGTTCGGTTGTGTGCGCTACGTTTACAACAGCATCTTGCGTTACCGCACGGATGCCTACTATCAGGCTCAGGAAAAAGTTGGGTACACGAAAGCGAGTTCCCAACTGACTGCCATCAAAAAACTGCCTGAAGCTACTTTCCTGAACGACGTTTCCAGTGTTCCGCTGCAACAATGCTTGAGGAATCAGCAAACGGCGTTCAAAAACTTCTTTGAAGGTCGGGCAAAATACCCTGTCTTCAAATCTAAAAAGCACCGCCAATCGGCTGAATTCACGTACCGCGCGTTCAGCTACCGTGACGGTGAATTGAAACTGGCGAAGTGCGATAAACCGCTGAATATCAAGTGGAGTCAGGCACTTCCGGCTGACCCCACCACGGTTACTGTTTCCAAAGATCAGGCCGGACGCTATTTTGTGTCTTGCTTGTGTGAATTTGAACCCACGCTGTTGCCCGTCACCGATAAAAAGGCAGGCATTGACGTGGGCATCAAGGATTTGTTCGTTACCTCTGACGGTTTTAAATCCGGTAATCCCCGCCACACCGCACAACACGCGGCTAAACTCGCGAAGTACCAACGCCGTCTTGCCAAGAAGACACTCGGCAGCAAGAACCGGTTGAAAGCTAAACGCAAGGTCGCCCGTGTTCACGCGAAAATTTCCGATGACCGTTCGGACAACTTGCACAAGTTGTCCCGCAAACTGATTAACGAGAACCAAGTGGTTTGTGCTGAAAACCTCGCCGTGAAGAACATGATTAAGAACCCAACGTTAGCCAAGCACATTGCGGATGCAAGTTGGGGTGAGTTCACTCGCCAGCTTGCGTACAAAGCTGGCTGGTACGGGAGGACATACGTTGAGATAGGGAGATTCTTCCCGTCCACTAAACGCTGTTCCTGCTGTGGGTTCGTGAAAGAAAACATGCCGCTGGACGTGCGATCGTGGGAGTGCCCCGAATGCGGCACAACCCACGACCGTGACGTGAATGCAGCACGTAACATTTTAGCCGCCGGGCTGGCGGTGTTAGCCTTTGGAGAGAATGTTAGTGGCGATGGCATTTCGGTGTCGTCGTCCTGTTCTCGGTGA
- a CDS encoding SEFIR domain-containing protein, with protein sequence MSELPKTKVFISYSHDSSEHSADVLAFSDRLNKNGVDCDIDQYLNGSPEEGWPLWMEQMLNEASYVLVICTETYWNRVQRKEKPGVGKGVKWESLLTYQDIYDNDSLNKKFIPIVFTSTNLEFIPKPLRAGSHYDLGRAETYEKLLRLLSGQPLAIKPMSGQTQHLPPVNASSAAPHIHSDRLPTVKGGFFGREAELQMLNDAWYGEENPHPNPSPRGRGAKETRIIQFIAPGGTGKTKLLRHWLDHTDGIDALIAWSFYSQGASEDKQTSATPFFSHAFEKLGSTRERFVTEEDKGEHLADLLRRQRCVLVLDGLEPLQHAGNGMRGELKDRAIRQLLKNLAGHSNGLCIITTRIAVYELADRAAVVSHDLQNLAPVDGVKLLQSLGVQGKPTELSKTVREYGCHALALTLLGNVLRLRYQGDVQKRDTLKALVKSTGSKESRHAFKVMQAYEDWFADQPELALLHLLGLFDHSIEQAVLQVLWDAQIPHLTAGIDEDDWLEAIAGLREEHHLLSQHDGGGDLDCHPLIREYFGKQLQTQHPDVWQQAHARLYDYYKALPEKELPDTLEEMQPLFSAVAHGCAAGLHQQAFDEVYWPRIQREDEFYNVKKLGAFSDDLATVAHFFTTPWQTPAAGLADADKALMLNFVGAVLRALGRLREGMESMQANVEMSVQQENWKEAAKGASNLSELQLTLGDLTEALSSAAQSVAYADKSGELFHRMSKCTTHADVLHQVGQVAQARELFQVAEALQQERQSGYPRLYSLGGFRYCDLLLVQGETAAVLERSESALEVAKRNGWLLGIALDQLSLGRAHLQQAVEETPPSLPLSGEEQEHAARSLSEAKGWLEQAVAGLRAAGAQHHLPRGLLARAAFFRYAHDVARARQDLQEVFEIAEPSGMRLFLTDYHLEMARLMLAEQEEGVCNTPLQGTDVGEYCIRPLALHEHIATAERLITATGYHRRDPELAELQQHLATGATP encoded by the coding sequence ATGTCGGAACTTCCAAAGACCAAGGTTTTCATCAGTTACAGCCACGATTCGTCGGAACACAGCGCGGACGTATTGGCGTTTTCCGATCGTTTGAATAAAAACGGTGTTGATTGCGATATTGACCAATATCTGAATGGTTCACCGGAAGAAGGTTGGCCGCTGTGGATGGAACAGATGCTAAACGAAGCGTCTTATGTGCTTGTCATCTGCACCGAAACCTATTGGAACCGGGTACAACGCAAGGAAAAACCGGGGGTTGGCAAGGGTGTGAAGTGGGAATCATTGCTGACTTATCAAGACATCTACGATAACGACAGTTTGAACAAGAAATTCATTCCGATAGTTTTCACCAGTACCAACCTCGAATTTATTCCTAAACCCTTGCGGGCAGGTTCACATTACGACCTGGGTCGTGCGGAGACTTACGAAAAACTGTTGCGCCTCCTGAGCGGGCAACCCTTGGCAATCAAACCAATGTCGGGGCAGACACAGCATCTGCCGCCTGTCAATGCAAGTTCTGCGGCTCCACACATCCACTCCGACCGCCTCCCCACCGTCAAAGGCGGTTTCTTCGGACGTGAAGCTGAGTTGCAAATGCTGAATGACGCTTGGTATGGCGAAGAGAACCCTCACCCCAACCCCTCTCCCAGAGGTAGAGGGGCTAAAGAAACACGCATCATCCAGTTCATCGCTCCTGGCGGTACGGGTAAAACCAAACTGTTGCGCCACTGGCTCGACCACACTGACGGTATTGACGCGCTGATCGCGTGGTCGTTCTATTCGCAAGGTGCAAGCGAAGACAAACAAACCTCCGCCACTCCGTTTTTCAGCCATGCCTTTGAAAAACTCGGCTCAACCCGCGAGCGGTTCGTAACGGAGGAAGACAAGGGCGAACACCTCGCCGACCTGCTGCGCCGCCAGCGTTGTGTGTTGGTGCTGGATGGTTTGGAGCCGCTGCAACATGCCGGGAACGGGATGCGCGGCGAACTCAAAGACCGCGCCATCCGCCAACTGCTGAAAAATCTGGCGGGGCACAGTAACGGCCTGTGCATTATCACCACGCGGATTGCGGTGTATGAGCTGGCTGACCGTGCCGCCGTGGTTTCCCATGATCTGCAAAATCTCGCCCCTGTGGATGGGGTAAAACTGCTGCAATCGCTCGGTGTGCAGGGCAAGCCAACCGAACTGAGCAAAACCGTGCGCGAATATGGCTGTCATGCCCTCGCCCTCACCCTGCTGGGTAATGTGTTGCGGCTGCGCTATCAGGGCGATGTGCAAAAGCGCGACACTCTCAAAGCATTGGTCAAATCCACGGGCAGTAAGGAAAGCCGCCACGCCTTCAAGGTCATGCAAGCCTACGAAGACTGGTTTGCTGATCAACCGGAACTGGCTTTGCTGCATTTACTGGGCTTGTTCGACCACTCCATTGAACAGGCCGTGCTGCAAGTCCTGTGGGATGCACAGATTCCGCACCTGACCGCAGGCATTGATGAAGACGACTGGCTGGAAGCCATTGCCGGGTTGCGCGAAGAACATCACCTGTTGTCACAGCATGACGGCGGCGGCGACCTCGATTGCCATCCACTGATCCGCGAATACTTCGGCAAACAACTGCAAACCCAGCACCCCGACGTATGGCAACAGGCACATGCACGGCTGTACGACTACTACAAAGCCCTGCCGGAGAAGGAACTGCCCGATACGCTGGAAGAAATGCAGCCGCTGTTCAGTGCGGTGGCGCATGGGTGTGCGGCGGGGTTGCATCAGCAGGCATTTGATGAGGTTTACTGGCCTCGTATCCAGCGCGAGGATGAGTTTTATAATGTCAAAAAACTCGGGGCATTCAGCGATGACCTTGCTACCGTGGCGCATTTCTTCACCACACCGTGGCAGACACCCGCTGCGGGCTTGGCTGATGCTGACAAAGCTTTAATGCTAAATTTTGTGGGAGCGGTGTTACGTGCACTAGGGCGGCTGCGTGAGGGGATGGAGTCGATGCAGGCAAACGTGGAAATGTCGGTTCAGCAGGAGAACTGGAAAGAAGCAGCCAAAGGAGCCAGTAACCTCAGCGAACTGCAACTCACCCTCGGCGATCTCACTGAGGCACTCAGCAGTGCTGCGCAGAGTGTGGCGTATGCTGATAAATCCGGGGAACTATTCCATCGTATGTCAAAATGCACCACCCACGCAGATGTCCTGCATCAGGTCGGGCAGGTAGCGCAAGCTCGTGAACTATTTCAGGTGGCCGAAGCCTTGCAGCAGGAACGCCAGTCTGGCTATCCACGTTTGTATTCGCTGGGAGGTTTCCGCTACTGCGATCTGCTGCTGGTGCAGGGGGAAACGGCTGCGGTATTGGAGCGGTCGGAGTCTGCTCTTGAAGTTGCGAAGCGAAATGGCTGGTTGCTGGGTATTGCACTGGATCAACTCTCACTCGGACGGGCGCATTTGCAGCAAGCCGTCGAAGAAACCCCTCCCAGCCTCCCCTTATCAGGGGAGGAGCAAGAGCACGCTGCCCGCTCCCTGAGCGAAGCCAAAGGGTGGCTGGAGCAGGCGGTGGCGGGTTTGAGGGCAGCGGGAGCGCAACATCATTTACCACGCGGTCTGCTCGCCCGCGCTGCCTTTTTCCGCTACGCGCACGACGTTGCCCGCGCCCGGCAGGACTTGCAGGAAGTCTTCGAGATCGCCGAACCCAGCGGGATGCGGCTGTTTTTGACGGATTATCATTTGGAGATGGCGCGGTTGATGCTGGCGGAGCAGGAAGAGGGCGTATGCAATACGCCCCTACAGGGGACGGACGTAGGGGAGTATTGTATACGCCCTCTTGCTCTTCACGAACACATCGCCACAGCCGAACGTCTGATTACCGCCACCGGCTACCACCGCCGCGACCCTGAACTCGCCGAACTCCAACAACACCTTGCTACCGGAGCCACCCCATGA
- the yciA gene encoding acyl-CoA thioester hydrolase YciA, with product MTTDNTHPRGTLILRTLAMPKDTNPNGDIFGGWIMAQMDIAGGILSKEVAKGRVVTVAVNSMKFIRPVNVGDVVCCYGDVLKIGTTSITLHLQVWVKPLWHGSDTELRWQVTEADFTYVAIDENGHKRPLA from the coding sequence ATGACCACCGACAACACCCACCCACGCGGAACCCTGATCCTGCGCACCCTCGCGATGCCCAAGGACACCAACCCCAACGGCGACATCTTCGGCGGCTGGATCATGGCGCAAATGGACATCGCAGGCGGCATCCTTTCCAAAGAAGTCGCTAAAGGCCGGGTGGTAACGGTGGCGGTCAATAGCATGAAATTCATCCGCCCCGTCAACGTGGGCGACGTAGTGTGCTGCTACGGTGACGTGCTGAAAATCGGCACAACCTCCATCACCCTGCACCTGCAAGTGTGGGTCAAACCGCTGTGGCACGGCAGCGATACCGAACTGCGCTGGCAAGTGACCGAAGCCGATTTCACCTACGTCGCCATCGACGAAAATGGCCACAAACGTCCGCTAGCGTAG
- a CDS encoding M48 family metallopeptidase: protein MMKALTLPDGRTLNYTVRQSARAKYLRMQLHPNKGLVVTQPAGIGSRQVHDWVNSQLAWVATTLSKIERETPPATTDSPLPERLELLASGESLRVIYTPTARKNIGLDYVAHHTLTLSGAISDPEHCQFALRHWLRGYAQLHLGKQLQQLAEETGLRYTRCSVKGQQTRWGSCSSSGNINLNYKLMLLPPEWVRYTLIHELCHTVEMNHSKRFWALVTQFSPGYEAIHAAMKGAMGRLPGWVNGA from the coding sequence ATGATGAAAGCACTGACCTTGCCGGACGGACGCACCCTGAATTACACGGTACGGCAATCGGCGCGGGCGAAGTATTTACGGATGCAATTGCACCCCAACAAGGGTCTGGTGGTGACGCAACCAGCAGGCATCGGGTCGCGCCAAGTACACGATTGGGTCAACAGCCAACTGGCGTGGGTGGCGACTACCCTGAGCAAAATCGAGCGCGAAACGCCCCCCGCGACTACCGATTCCCCCTTGCCCGAACGGCTAGAATTGCTGGCAAGCGGGGAAAGTCTGCGGGTTATTTATACGCCGACTGCCCGCAAGAATATTGGGCTGGATTACGTGGCACACCACACCCTGACCCTTTCCGGGGCGATCAGTGACCCGGAACATTGCCAATTTGCGTTGCGCCATTGGTTACGCGGCTATGCGCAGCTCCATCTGGGCAAGCAGTTACAGCAACTCGCGGAAGAAACCGGGCTGCGTTACACCCGTTGCAGCGTCAAGGGGCAGCAAACCCGCTGGGGAAGCTGTTCCTCCAGCGGCAATATCAACCTGAATTACAAGCTGATGCTGCTGCCGCCAGAATGGGTGCGCTATACGCTGATCCACGAGCTGTGCCATACGGTGGAGATGAACCATTCCAAGCGGTTCTGGGCACTGGTAACGCAGTTTTCGCCGGGTTACGAAGCGATTCATGCCGCGATGAAAGGGGCGATGGGGCGCTTGCCGGGGTGGGTGAATGGGGCGTGA
- the argS gene encoding arginine--tRNA ligase gives MNIRQLLDDRMTAALHTLGAPATVTAIVKPSARPEFGDYQANGVMAAAKQLKANPRELATRLLETLDLSDLADKLEVAGPGFINIHLKNEWLSGALGGGRMQYAPTDQTIVVDYSAPNLAKEMHVGHLRSTIIGDAVVRVLEFQGHKVIRQNHVGDWGTQFGMLIAHMVSLQTQGGELSMQLSDLETFYREAKQRFDAEPDFANAARDYVVKLQSGDAECLQLWQQFIDISLHHCEAIYARLGVSLTRADVMPESAYNADLANVVSDLQAKGLLVEDQGAQCAFLDEFKNKDGSITPIIVQKTGGGYLYATSDLAAVRYRSGTLKADRALYFTDARQALHFQQVFLLARKAGFASDTISLEHMPFGNMLGEDGKPFKTRTGGTVKLVDLLAEAEERAFTLVTDKNPELDEIERHDIARTVGIGAVKYADLSKNRNSDYIFNWESMLSFEGNTAPYLQYAYARIKSIFRKAEETPPGLPLSGEEAKISLHEVAERTLAMKLLQFTEATDSVAKEGLPNHLCTYLYELAGNFMSFYEACPILKDGVVEEVRNSRLQLANLTAQTLQTGLGLLGIGVMERM, from the coding sequence ATGAATATTCGCCAACTGCTTGATGACCGCATGACCGCCGCGCTGCACACCCTCGGCGCACCGGCTACCGTAACTGCCATTGTGAAACCTTCCGCCCGCCCCGAATTCGGCGATTATCAGGCCAACGGCGTGATGGCGGCCGCCAAGCAGTTGAAAGCCAACCCGCGTGAACTTGCCACCCGCTTGCTGGAAACGCTGGATTTGTCTGACCTCGCCGACAAGCTCGAAGTCGCGGGGCCGGGCTTTATCAATATCCACCTGAAAAACGAGTGGTTGAGTGGGGCGTTGGGGGGAGGGCGTATGCAATACGCCCCTACAGACCAAACCATCGTCGTGGATTATTCCGCACCCAACCTTGCCAAAGAAATGCACGTCGGCCACCTACGTTCCACCATCATCGGCGACGCTGTGGTACGGGTACTGGAATTCCAAGGCCACAAAGTCATTCGCCAAAACCACGTCGGTGATTGGGGCACGCAATTCGGGATGCTGATTGCGCACATGGTCAGCCTGCAAACGCAGGGCGGCGAGCTTTCCATGCAATTATCCGACCTCGAAACCTTTTACCGCGAAGCCAAGCAGCGCTTCGACGCTGAGCCTGATTTCGCCAATGCTGCGCGTGATTACGTGGTGAAACTGCAATCGGGTGATGCGGAATGCCTGCAACTGTGGCAGCAATTCATCGACATTTCCCTACACCATTGTGAGGCCATTTACGCGCGTCTGGGTGTGAGCCTGACCCGTGCGGATGTGATGCCGGAAAGTGCCTACAATGCCGACCTTGCCAACGTGGTCAGCGACTTGCAGGCCAAGGGCTTGTTGGTGGAAGATCAGGGCGCACAGTGCGCGTTCCTCGACGAATTCAAGAACAAGGATGGCAGCATTACCCCGATCATCGTGCAGAAAACCGGCGGCGGCTACCTGTACGCCACCAGCGACCTTGCGGCAGTGCGTTACCGTAGCGGCACGTTGAAGGCCGATCGTGCGCTGTATTTCACCGATGCCCGTCAAGCGCTGCATTTCCAGCAAGTGTTCCTGTTGGCACGTAAAGCCGGGTTCGCGAGTGACACCATTTCCCTCGAACACATGCCATTCGGCAATATGCTCGGCGAAGACGGCAAGCCTTTCAAAACCCGCACTGGCGGTACGGTCAAGTTGGTAGATTTGCTGGCAGAAGCTGAAGAACGCGCCTTCACCCTCGTCACCGATAAAAACCCGGAACTCGACGAAATCGAACGCCATGACATTGCCCGCACTGTCGGTATCGGCGCAGTTAAATACGCCGACCTCTCCAAAAACCGCAACTCGGATTACATCTTCAACTGGGAATCCATGCTCAGTTTCGAGGGCAATACCGCGCCGTATTTGCAGTACGCCTACGCTCGCATCAAAAGCATTTTCAGAAAGGCAGAAGAAACCCCTCCCGGCCTCCCCTTATCAGGGGAGGAGGCGAAGATTTCGCTGCATGAAGTGGCTGAACGTACCTTGGCGATGAAGCTGCTGCAATTCACCGAAGCGACGGATAGCGTGGCGAAAGAAGGCTTGCCGAACCACCTGTGTACTTATTTGTACGAGCTGGCGGGCAATTTCATGAGCTTCTACGAAGCCTGCCCGATCCTCAAGGATGGCGTGGTGGAAGAGGTGCGTAATAGCCGTTTGCAACTGGCAAACCTGACCGCGCAAACCCTGCAAACCGGCTTGGGTTTGCTGGGGATTGGGGTGATGGAGCGGATGTAA
- a CDS encoding PilT/PilU family type 4a pilus ATPase — MKLKDYLRILAHYDGSDLYLTADLEPKAKFQGKLKALDKVVMTPEMLKDMAYELMNKEQQQQFEHKPEMNLAISEEGVGRFRVNIFKQRHKIAMVIRNIKTDIPNADKLGLPQVLKDVIMEKRGLILFVGGTGSGKSTSLAALIDHRNASADGHIITIEDPVEYVHPHKKCIINQREVGVDTDSYEDALKNTLRQAPDVILIGEIRAQETMEHALAFAETGHLCLSTLHANNANQALDRIINFFPEERRHQLLMDLSLNLKAFVSQRLIPTIDGKRVAAIEILLGTPMIRDLIMKGDVHAIKEIMEKSEEQGMQTFDSHLYKLYLAGQISLAETLRNADSPSNLKLKINLSGNLAKPRPTAAAAAPEAKSTAASADFMANLSLEPKPEVELT, encoded by the coding sequence ATGAAACTCAAAGACTATCTGCGTATCCTCGCCCATTACGACGGTTCCGACCTGTACCTCACCGCCGATCTCGAACCCAAAGCCAAATTCCAAGGCAAACTCAAAGCCCTCGATAAAGTCGTCATGACCCCGGAAATGCTCAAGGACATGGCTTACGAGCTAATGAACAAAGAACAGCAGCAGCAGTTTGAACACAAACCCGAAATGAACCTCGCCATCAGCGAAGAAGGCGTTGGCCGTTTCCGCGTCAATATTTTCAAGCAGCGCCACAAAATCGCGATGGTCATCCGCAATATCAAAACCGACATTCCCAACGCCGACAAACTCGGCCTGCCGCAAGTGCTCAAAGACGTGATCATGGAAAAACGCGGGCTGATCCTGTTCGTCGGCGGCACAGGTTCGGGCAAATCGACTTCACTCGCCGCACTGATCGACCACCGCAATGCTTCGGCTGACGGGCATATCATCACCATCGAAGACCCGGTGGAATACGTGCATCCGCACAAAAAATGTATCATCAACCAGCGCGAAGTCGGCGTCGACACCGACAGCTACGAAGATGCGCTGAAAAATACCCTGCGCCAAGCGCCCGATGTGATCCTGATCGGTGAAATCCGCGCCCAAGAAACCATGGAACACGCCCTAGCCTTCGCCGAAACAGGCCACCTGTGCCTGTCCACCCTGCACGCTAACAACGCCAACCAAGCGCTCGACCGCATCATCAACTTCTTCCCCGAAGAACGCCGCCACCAATTGCTGATGGATTTATCCCTCAACCTCAAAGCCTTCGTCTCGCAACGCCTGATCCCCACCATTGACGGCAAGCGCGTTGCCGCCATCGAAATCCTGCTCGGCACACCGATGATTCGCGACCTGATCATGAAAGGCGACGTGCACGCCATCAAAGAAATCATGGAAAAGTCCGAAGAACAGGGAATGCAAACCTTCGACAGTCACCTCTACAAGCTGTATCTGGCAGGGCAAATCTCACTGGCAGAAACCTTGCGCAACGCCGATTCCCCCAGCAACCTCAAGCTCAAGATCAACCTGTCGGGGAATCTGGCGAAACCACGTCCGACAGCAGCGGCAGCAGCACCTGAAGCCAAATCCACGGCCGCAAGTGCTGATTTCATGGCAAATTTGTCGCTGGAACCAAAACCAGAGGTGGAACTGACGTAA